CATGAATGGTCACCCCTACCAGACTTCTTAGTTTTCTGTGTCCAGTGATCAAAGTAGCCATCGGATATTCCATCCCTCCGTCACCTCCTTGAATCACGGAGTAAACCGGGTAAGCGTATTCGCCAAAATTCTCCTCAATAAAAGGCAAGGCCTTCTTCATATAAGTCTGCAAGTCTTTCCAGTTCTCCACCAGCGTATCTTTCTGATAGAAATAGTGGAATTCTAACCCTTCGCGCATCTGCACCACATCGTGAGCATAGTCCTCATCTGCCGCCCAAACGAAATCATGTACATTCTCTGCCAGGTAATGGTAAGTGAGCTTTTCGCCAGATGGAGTTGCCTCGCTGTAGCCCTTCCCGATCTCCTGTGGATTCTGTAATACGCCTGTAGCTGCCACTACGTATGCGCTATCGATCGTGATCTTTACTTCATAGTCACCCCATGGGCTAAAAAACTCTCTGGCAATATAAGGGTGCGTATGCCAGCCCGAACGATCGTACTCTGCGATCTTAGGAAACCACTGCGCCATAGAGAAGCGAACGCCCTCCTTGTTGTCTCGGCCAGTGCGGCGGATCTGAGCCGGCACCTGACTTTCGAACTGCATGCTAAAAGTGGTGCTCTGGCCTGGCAGTATCGGCTTCTTCAGGTCCACGATCATGACCGTACCATCGATGCTGTAGCTCAACTTTTTCCCATCTTGCTTCAGGGATTGAATTTTATGATAGCCGATTTCATCCTCGCCGAGGTGATAGATTCTGTCTTTGACCCTGCTGTCGGGATCGGGCAGTGTCCTGCTACGTACATCCATCATACTGCCTGGCTGAAAGGCATTGTAATACAAATGGAAGAAAACACGATCCAGGGTATCGGGTGAGTTGTTGAAATACTTCAAAGTTTGATCTCCGGCAAATTGATTGGCCTCAACATCCATATCGATCTCCATATAATACTCCACGCGCTGTTGCCAGCGGTCTTGGGCATGGGACAGAAAAGGTAGGGTTAGGATCAATAATGCCTTCAAATATTTCATTCTAATTCTTTTGTTTAATTCAGCAGCAAATTAATAAGCCTGCGATGGAAGACACAAGAGTTTTTGATGGGCGGTTGGTTGGGGAGGTGGAAATATTGAAGTTGAAAGTGAAAAGTGAAAAGTGAAAAGTGAAAAGTTGAAAGTCGGGAGTCAGGAACAACAGCTTTAACCCGCGTCACTCCGACAGAGTAGATTAGGGCGATAGCACTGAGCTACGACGAGGAGTCTCATGTTCTGGTTGTAGCTAGTTGGATTACATTAATGGAGCGTTTCTGATTATCCTATTATGAGCCAAATACTATCCCCATGAAACTTCTGACCACCCTAGACGAGGGGCATGATAGGATATGGCATTGCATGCTGCTTGAAATCTCAACTTTGACAAAGTTTAGATTCGACCTTCAATCTATCCAGATTCAGTCACTCACATAGGTAGCCAACCGCCTGGAGATGGAAGGATCGTCGATAGCATATTTGATCTTTACACGATCACCCACATTATGCTTGCGTGTAGTAGATGTGGCTGCTCTAAAATATCCTTCATAGGTTTTGTCATCAATTACGAACTCATACTTAGCTATCTGCACCATGGACTTCATATAGGGGCGATACTTGGTCTCTACTACAGTGGCAGCTGTAATGGCCGTGTCATGACCCAAAAATTTGAAGTCATGAGTAAACCAAAGATTCAATGCCCAATACACAAACGCGACTAGGGACAAGGCAAAAACGACAGAAGCTAATTTCACGATGATACGTCGCGTCAGGCTCGGATACTCAATGATCATTCTGGATTCAGCCATATCCAAATGAAAAGGTCTATACTTCGGTTCGAAATATCTGGAAATACGATCCATTCGACCGTTATAATAATCAACGAGCACCTCCTCCACTTCGGACACAGACTCTGGCGGAAACTCTGATATTTCCTGGACACCCTCTTTCTCGATCAATATAGCCAGACCATCTTCTGCAAGATTTCCACTGATCTCAATCCAGTTTCCCTCGTCTCTTTTCAGAGTCAGAAAGGTGAACTTCGACCAATCGATGCTGTTGACAATTGATCCAATCGCAGCATCGTGAAGCTCCTCCTCTTTTAGGTTCTTTCCTTCCTCTTGTTCAAGTATGAGTTGCATTGTATTAATTGTTTTTTATACACGAACACTCTTATCATGACTATTGCTCCATGAGCCGTTCTATTAGTACTAAGGGGTAGAGATGGTAGTGAATTTTGTTGAACTCTTCTGGAGGTAAATCGAAGATGATGTCTCTTATGATTTCTAAATTGGCCATATCCTTTTGGGAAGCCAGTCTTGACAAATTAGTGGTCATGATTAGGAGGCAAATCAGGGTTATTATCTACAACTCTATTACCACATTTGAGAACACATAGCTGATTCGAAGGATTAGTAAAATTGATCGTATTTGGCGTTTGTTCGGCTTTAAGTTCATCATCCACAGAAAATAGTTCGCTATTATAGAATAAGCATTTTTCAATAATAAAGTAACCTCACATAATATTGAGTAACTGCTTCAATAAAAAGGTAGCATTTCAACAAGTTAAATAAATTATTCGTGCTCTCTAACACCCCGATCGAGGTTGCAAACGCACCCGATCGGGTGTGGGAGCTACATCAGGCCTCACACAGGAGAACTACGGCCATCCTTGACTTACTTCTGCCAACCTATTGGATCAAAGATTCGATTCCAAAACAGCCAAAAGAAACATTATGAACAAGATTAGCTAAATTTATATCTGCAAAGGGTTATTCATGGAAGCGTCTGTTATAGCCAGTTTCAATAACCCAGTTCGATCATAAGTCGTCTGAGTTCAGCTCGTTTCTCTGTTTTGAGAGCACCGAATTTCATTTTTTTGAATGTTGGCCAGTTCGGTTCGGTTTTTACAACTCCGAAATTATCTCCCAAAGTTAGAGTTGCCACAATATTGTTGTTGTTCAGAAAGTTGACTCGAAATTCTGGTTCATAGGTTGTTTCAGACCAGTCGAAAGATGTTGGATCATTGAGAATCTCAAGAAATCTATTCGCCTGTTCATCTGTGAATGTCTGTTTAAATCCAAGAGGCAATTGCCTAATTGTTAGTTCGTCAAATGCTCTCTGTGGGAACAAACTATCAATTTTGTTAATGTCATCTCTGAGGTCGTTGAGAAGTTCAGAAGTTGTGTTCACGTAGAATTCTCGGTTGGTAAATCCTCCGTCGAAATCAGGACCGACTTTTAGGGTGTCAGCAAAGAGTTCGTTCGTTAGTTGTTCGTCCGAATAGCGGTTCCAATACTTCGCGTAATTATGTTCGAAAGGTCGTTTACCAGAGTTCGTCTGACATGCGGTAAGAAAAACAAGTACTACAAATATGAGGCTTAGAGTTCTGTTTGCCATGGAGGATTATTGGCTATAACACCCAAATATTAGCCACTCCTTCTCAAAACAAGTCCAAAGCAGCCAAATGGGCATTTTAAATTTAACTCCCCGAATCTACCCCCATCCCCCTAGTCCTCCAAGCCCAGCTGAATGATAGTTATCCTTCACTACCAAATATCCCCAGATCTGGGTATGGAACTTCTCCATATACTCTGACCATGGCTGTCCAACCCTTCCTCATGGCTGTCGAGCAGACCTTCATGCCGACCTATTGATACTCCATGGCGATTAAGTGAATGCTCATGGCACCTGAGTGAGGCTTCATGGCGATTAAGTAGATGCCCATGGCTCAACCACGGCCTCTCATGGCAAACAATATTCTGTCATGGTAATCACGACTACCTCCATGCCAAATAATATATCGCCATGGTAGTATCACCCCCCTCCATGGCGACCATGAGGCATATCCAGTGAACCATGAGAGCCCCATTTTAGGCTGAACACATAGTCTTTCACGCTTTTGATATCGTCCAGATAAATGTAGCTGATTCAAATCCCCTCCTCGGAGCAGGGGTGGGTTTTACTACAGAATAAAAAGCATTCAGTATTGAATCTTGGTTCTTGAGTCTTAAATCTAGTACCTACCTATTACCCCTTCCGCCTATCGGCACATTCCCTAGGGAAGGATTAATGGAGCATGGCGGTTAGCGGTCAGCGCTAAGCGGTTGGCGATTTCATTCTTAAATAGATCCCCACTAGTTCAAGCGTCCGCTTGGACCCATCAACAAAGCACACAAAAAAAGCGAAGGGTTCGCCTTCGCTTTTCAATTTCTTATCCTCTCATGACCAGGAAGGTCAGGTAACCAAAATATACCGCCAGGAAGATAGCACCCTCCCATCGATCGATTCGCGTCTTCTTACCCACGATCACAGACATGATCAACAGGGTACTGGCGAGGATCACCATCATGATATCACTGTTGTTGGCCACATCGAAAGGCAGTGGCTTCAAAAGGGCACTAAAACCCAAAATCCACAAAAGGTTGAAGATATTGGAGCCGATCACATTACCTACTGCCATATCGGTTTGCCCTTTGGTCACGGCCACTGCTGATGTCACCAACTCTGGCAAAGAGGTACCGATGGCGACTACAGTCAAGCCAATGAAGGTTTCGCTCAATCCAAACATATGTGCCAGGTGAATGGCTCCATCCACTACCCATTTACCTCCTAAGAATAACCCCACGGCTCCAATCAGGACAAAAATCACTGCTTTTCGTCTAGGTAGCAGGTCCTGAGAGGTCTCTACAGGTTGCATGTCTGGGATTCCATCTCTTTCGTTTGAGATCACATAGATATAGGCCATAAACATGGCAAAAAAGAACAGTAGGATAATCCCGTCTACCTGACTAAGGGACAGGCCTTTGGTATCTACAAACAAATTGGCGTTGGCCAGAAAGCCCACCATAAAAGTGGCGACCAATGAAATAGGTATCTCGGTGAAGTAAATACTCTTTTTAATAGGTAGCGGCTTGATCAAGGCAGATACACCCAGAATCAGCAGCACGTTGGCGATGTTGCTACCAAACACGTTACCTACCGCCAATTCAGAACTGCCATCAAAACTGGCCATGAGGTTGACGATCAATTCTGGTAAGCTCGTTCCGAAAGAAACGATGGTCAAACCAATAACAAGTTCAGGAATATTATTTCTTTTTGCGATGGAGGAAGCTCCATCCACTAACAAGTCAGCACCCTTGATCAATAAAAAAAAGCCGACCAAAAACAACACATAAACCATAAAGGAAAGCTTAAGTTAGATTAGTTAATTTGTTCAATATTATCAACCCGCTAATTAACAAGAAATGAACAGATTTTTAAAATCTACGCCTGTTGATTTGAGATAGTTCGAAGATTAATCCAATAATACGTAGTAATAACACAAAAGAAAACCCCGATCAATGACCGGGGCTCCTTTTCAACGTATTTACTAAACATTATCTTTTTAGAAATCTACTACCGTCCAATAGACCTCTTTGGGCTGATTGTCTTCTCCAAAAAGAAGCGGATAATCTTTTCGATCCGGAACTGGAAAATGATCCAGCCAGCTATACTGATCCGACACATTCCAAAAAGTAACCGATGAAAGCTTCTCTTTGTTTTCTCTGAAAACCTTGAAAATCATATCATACTGCTCGATTTGCTTCTTTTTCAGTTCATCTGTGAAGG
This is a stretch of genomic DNA from Reichenbachiella ulvae. It encodes these proteins:
- a CDS encoding calcium/sodium antiporter, which gives rise to MVYVLFLVGFFLLIKGADLLVDGASSIAKRNNIPELVIGLTIVSFGTSLPELIVNLMASFDGSSELAVGNVFGSNIANVLLILGVSALIKPLPIKKSIYFTEIPISLVATFMVGFLANANLFVDTKGLSLSQVDGIILLFFFAMFMAYIYVISNERDGIPDMQPVETSQDLLPRRKAVIFVLIGAVGLFLGGKWVVDGAIHLAHMFGLSETFIGLTVVAIGTSLPELVTSAVAVTKGQTDMAVGNVIGSNIFNLLWILGFSALLKPLPFDVANNSDIMMVILASTLLIMSVIVGKKTRIDRWEGAIFLAVYFGYLTFLVMRG
- a CDS encoding M1 family metallopeptidase, translated to MKYLKALLILTLPFLSHAQDRWQQRVEYYMEIDMDVEANQFAGDQTLKYFNNSPDTLDRVFFHLYYNAFQPGSMMDVRSRTLPDPDSRVKDRIYHLGEDEIGYHKIQSLKQDGKKLSYSIDGTVMIVDLKKPILPGQSTTFSMQFESQVPAQIRRTGRDNKEGVRFSMAQWFPKIAEYDRSGWHTHPYIAREFFSPWGDYEVKITIDSAYVVAATGVLQNPQEIGKGYSEATPSGEKLTYHYLAENVHDFVWAADEDYAHDVVQMREGLEFHYFYQKDTLVENWKDLQTYMKKALPFIEENFGEYAYPVYSVIQGGDGGMEYPMATLITGHRKLRSLVGVTIHEMMHSWYQMMLATNESYYAWMDEGFTTYSSNIVEDYLFNPHYPATNPHASNMRGYRKLVDSGKEEPLTTHSDMFSTNRAYLTAAYSKGAITVRQLEGIVGVENLRKGLLEYYKQWRFKHPDMIDFMRVIEKQSEIELDWYFDFWVKTTKSIDYGITQVYESKGKTNIHLQRVGEMPMPIDVKVTKKDGTETTYNIPLSLMRGAKPLAEEAERLTNWPWVYPYYTFEIEVPLDDIKTIEIDPEQYNADMDLKNNVYPFHSSSIELNGVIQE